DNA from Coffea arabica cultivar ET-39 chromosome 10c, Coffea Arabica ET-39 HiFi, whole genome shotgun sequence:
AAAGTGCATGAATGTTTGGTCCTTAAGTTATTgctttatgcattttcttttcatcaATTTGTAGGAAATTGGTGCTAAGTGTCTTTTGATGAGGAATAGTTGTTTATGTAGCTGGTCAAAAGGATTTGAAATCTATGCACAGGAATGATCTTTTTTAGCTGTCAGTTCTTGTACATGGATGCAGCAAATAATCTTAATGGATTGGCGAAAGGCAATGGGGCTGCATGTTACCTTTGGTGCATTTATTCTAGCTCTTCAATCATGttcttaaaaattatttattaaaaaaaaaaactacgaAGTCAAgaccttttatttcttttcacttCTCTTTCAAATAGATAGAAGTAGGAATCTGCATTACTAATAAAGAGAAgacaaacataaaaaaaataaaggaatgaAAGGAAATTAATGATAAAAATGCAATTATAAGACACAATCTCTTTAAAAAATGTTACTGATGTTATATGTCCTTGGTAGAAgtgtttcttttccaatttgtGGCTTCTCATAGATAGTTGGAATGAAGTTTCTAATTTTATGATTTCCAATGTTCAACATGTTTATAGACATCACTTTGTTCCACTTGGTTTGCACTGAAAGCTGTTAAATGCCTTCGACGTTTGGAGGTTTAAGTAATAAATATTTGATTCTTGTTTAAAATGAGGTACGCAACGCATTGTGACAGAGTCTTTTCTGATTGTGATGACTAAATTTTGTACCAAATCACTAGCTATGCTTGTTTACCTTAGGCAGTTTCATGGCCCAGTGCAGCATTCCCAATTTTTCAGGTAGCAGTTAGATTTCCATGTCAATTTGTTTTGGGTAACTATCCTAATTTAAACATATTTGCTTGGAAAAATGACGTGCATCCAAGTAATAGCCTTATTTATGGAAATGATTATGGTTCAAGGGCTTTTCATGGCAGATTTTGGACTGAAAAATGGAAATTAGTTGACTTGAAGGGTAACTTTTTATTTGTCTCAATTGGCTTAAGTATCTGTATGAATCATGAAAGCTACTGGTGTCAATATATATGAACCTTGATGGAGACTTGAATACATAGAACCACAGATTCTTATTCCGCATTGAAGGTATACGGTTAGTTTTGTTTGAAATGATTTTCTTCGGATTGTTTTTTATTTAGAACAAAGTGGTTAATGCAGGGTTGATGGTATGGTACTGTGTTAATATTTGATAGCTCTGGGGTAAAATGTGCTTGAGTAATGGGATTGGGGATATTTGGGAGATTAGGTGATCATTTTGATCTGGAATTCACCGTTTGATACACTGAGAACTTGGTTTTCATGATAGGTGGACTGAAATGGTTGCAAATATCCATTACAACTGCTGATTTCAAGTTTGGTTTCCATTGGGAATTTCAAGTATCGTGGCATAGGGATCctctgtgattttttttttttccttttgggatCATGCTTTCTGGCGAATTGTTATAGAGGATTGATAGCTCAGCCATATCAAACAGCTGTGCCTTTACCTGTCACTCATCTTTCTTTTCCCAGGACAGTTAATTACACATGCCTGAATATAGAAGGGTCAGTGACAAAAATCACTCATCTAACCATTACATCTTATTCCCGTGGTTGGAAACTGCACAGTTTAATGGTGGTTTGATTTTGATCATTAATTCACCTCAAATCATCATTGACTCCAATGACACCCTGTAGCATGATTAGACTCAGATGACCAGTATCACCTAAAAATTTCTCACCTCTTTGGAGGGGGCGACTGGGTGTTGATTATAAGACAGGTAGGAAGAGGGGATGCAGACTGCCTCGCAAATGCCATTAAAAAAAGGGCAAGTCAGGGTGCAGAGGGGGTGGTTGATGGGGACAAGGATTAATGATGAGCGAACTATTAAAGAAAGAAGTAACGTTTTTTTCCCTTGAATGAAAGAAAGGTGCATTGTAGTTGAAGTGGTACAACAGAatttcaagagagagagagagtgaggccCTTGGAGTTATAGTACTTTAGCTTGAAAGTGATGTCAATGTTTTGCAGGGCTACTTCTTGCCAGTTTTCGTTTTACTTTGATTCTGAATGCAGGACCCTTTGGGTCTTCAACTTACCACTCTAGTTCATCTGGAGCCACAACATGTAGATGCTGTGAATTTCATGGCCTCAATCAAGACAATGGTCATATTCTTTGACTCATATAAGCTCTCCCCTTTATCAGAATGATTCAATTTCAAGATACCAAGCTGTACACATCTCATTCCATTGTTTCTCTGTACACTTTTGTCAATCCAGTTAGCTGTTAATTTATAGTTTTCAAATTCATACCCTAGTAAATGCAGCaaaaaggaaattgaagagAGGACCCGTGAAGAAAGTTGCTTAAGATTCACCAAATATatgtgttttaaaaaaaattgtcttTATCCTGCTTATGACACCTCACTCCGATTGAATATCCTTTTCCATCGGGGAACAGGTCAaggaagaagggaaaaagaaaaaggaagacatCGATATGAAAGTAGGAAAACAGTTGCTTCCCTTTCTGGTTTTTTCTACTCAGATATGTTGGCAGGCAAAAAAGTTGCCATCTCATAGCAGCATTTCCGATTTGGTAGGTAATCTACTGAAGAAATTGACTGCTGGAGATGGAACTTTGCTCCGAAACAAAGGATGTCGAAGCAAGTACAGCCCAGTGAGCTGAACTACTAGCATAGGAGCAACATAAAAGAccagagaacagaaaaaggcaaATATGATAAATATGACTGTGGCCCTTGGATCCCTCCAACTTACTATGGAAAGAGCCTTTTCCCCTTGCATTGCCACATCTTCCACTGTAGTTTGAAAAATCAAACCTGCAACACTCCGCAGGCGGTCGTATCTCATCCTCGCTCCATCACCTCGCTGAGAAGTTGGGAAAGTATCGACCTCCTCATCCAATTCATCTTCATCAACAGCTTCAGCCAAAGAAAGCTGAGCATCCAGGTGAAGTGGATGTCTAGGCCTGAATCGATAGTTTCTTAAGCCAATGACAGCAAAGCAGAGGAAAATGTTGGGCATGATTGATAGTGGATAGCGGACCTGCATGAAGAACAATACATGCACAAGGATGGTTGTCAATGGATTTTTCCAGTGACAGATATCATGGAAGCATTGAGAAATAGCTGATATCCCAGAAAGAAGTGATGATATGCGATGAAAGTTAGCTTTGATTTTCCTAAGAGACATGGGCAGGATCCAATTGTCCGACATATATCGGTCGCTCCAATACTCCAACATATATTGCACTATCTCCTTGCAGAGAGGCGGCTCTTCTCCATCTAGCACCTCAGCCACAATCTTTACTGCTTGATACTGCATCCTGTCAAGTTGCCTTGCAGTTATGGGTTCAAGAAAATGCATCTTGGGCAACAGAGGCCGACAGTATTGTGTCACCATGTTCCTCCAAGCTGTGCAAGTGAATCGAATTGCCAAATGTAGTTCCCCTTGCTTCCTGAAACCACGGGGTCCAACAACGAGTAAAGGATAACGATATGCATAAATCTTACCCATTACCAAGGTTGAAAGCCGAATTCTCACCCTACCAATCCcttgatctttcacattctctTTGCATCCACTGATCTGGCAATTGTCAAAAACACCAATTGTAATCACAGTACAAGGGTCGTATACTTCCCAAGTATACTTTTCATTCCAATGAGGTGTCGGAGTATCAAGAATTGTCCTTGTCTTTACCCACTTGTTACCATACTTGGCCACACAATAAGCATCAGTTCGTGTACTTATACCATCATTATTCATCTTCACTGGTAGCAGATTTTGAGCACTCAAAATCCCCAATTCCAGAAAGCCGATGCTAGACCTTCTCAAATGTTCTGCAGAAGGCTGAAAATCGCTGCTAAATTCAACCGGCTCATCCGCAACATGGTAACCAGCATCTATACAGATGGAAAGGCATATTCTGCTGCAaaactttaccttttccttctTCGTCTTTCCTTCTCCTTCAGTCACCGAACGATTTTGGAGGTTGAACCATCGAGCATCAGGAAGCTTATTGTTTTCCCCTCTACGTGGAACTTCTCTAACAGGTATCACTAGCCTTCCAATTACCTCTTCCTTGCCTGGTCCAACCTTGTCCTCAACCGCTATAAATATGCATCCATCAGAAAGGTCAGACACTACAAACATCATTTCAGAATTCCATACTGGACTATTGGTTCTCTCTTTTGATGGCTCTGTTTTACCGCTTTCACTCTCAACATCTACCTTCACATATGCAGCCGGTTGCCTACCTATTTCAGAGGATATAAGATCTTTAGCCTCGATAACATGAATACGCAGGTAATATAAATTTGGCGAAAAATAAACTTTTGACCGTGTATCAACTTGACTCCATCTGCTAAAGCTCTGAGCATCGGAGTGCCATGCCTCAGTAAAGGCCTCATCCGCTTGCGTTCCCATCCAAACCGCAAGCATAATCTCCCCCGTTTTGATCCTTTGACTGTCTTCATCCTCCAATTTATACCACTGAGGAGCTATTGGACTTTCTGGCTGACATCTAAGAGGAACTTTCGTTACGTCGAATGATACCCTTCCTACAAAATTTCCCTCTAGGTCAGTATATTTGTCTCTGACAGTTACTTCAATCAAATTGGACTGCAGTCTTTCCTTGGAGAAAGCAATAACGCTTTCCCATACGGGATTTTGGTTCTTCTTTACGTTCTTTGTAACGATCCCTTTATCACTCCCAACCTCCACTTCCACATATGGATCAAGACTTCCTGATATCTCCGTCCCCGGAAGATCCTTTGCCTTCACAACATTGACATACAAAAACTGCATTGTCTCCACCACATCATAAGTACCACCCTCTGCCACTGGTGGCACAGTCTCGACCAACAAATAATCAGGTCTTTGCACAGGAACCTGCATATTCCTTAGATAGTACTGCAGCATTGTGAAGTTTACTTCTGGACCGGCTTTTGTACAGGATGAAGAGGACGAATTGTTTAATGGCCTAAATTATGTCTGCTTCTATCCCTTTTCTAATTAGAGAAACTGCCAGGGGCTTTACAAGTGAAGCTGTTTTTCTGGTTCATAGATTGATCAGCAGTATGAAACCAATTCAGCTCAGCCCAGCTGCGAGTTAGGCTGCCAGGGAAAGGCTTAAACCTCTAggtcaacccaaaaaaaaaaaatagtaagaaGTATGAAATATAGTtggaaaaattgcataaatagtCCTCACACATTGTACGTGTACCTTTTTTTATCTCTCgtttttaaaatgaaacaacATTCTTCTTTGCGTGCAGAAAGAAAGTGCACCATTTTGGTCCTTACACCCATTTCTAGGtccttttgaccaaaaaaatgtCAGATGCTTGCATGAAACAGTAATTTCACGGGTCAAAGGGTATTGCATccatttttgtccaaaatattaaaaaattttagaatctCAATCTATTATAATGCATTTGAACTCTGAACTTCGAATCATGACCTAAGGaatatttcatttgtttcttaatttctttttatttttttaatcacatTGGCTAtatcttctcctcctcctccttttttGAGTTCTCTATGTGTCatttgtcatattttttaaatatatttgtcATATTTTTTCTGTAgttcttgcctttttctttttactaAAACTTGTATTTGCTCActttttttttacccttttaaaagtattatttccttttttggttaaatttctTTATCGGAATTTAGAATTATctcattttacaagtcctctagatttttttttaaaaaaaatttgaaatttttgtaattATTAGTTTTACTAGGCGTGTGTATTTGAGGGAGAATGGCGCCTAATATCTTTTGTACTCCTAAAACTATTATTTCATGGTGGCATGGGCATTTATTGGGAAAAGTGACCTAAAATGGATATAAGGACTAACATGATACATTTTGTCTATGTGAAGGATGAATTTACAACATTTTAAAATGAGGGACCAAAAAGCTATATACAAGATATGTGAGGGACTATTTCCATCATTTTCCCGAGATGGTTTACATAATTTTATATCTTTGCCCACATTGTAgcggaaagaaaaatttttcaaattccaaGTCAAAACCTGATTAAGCAATTTGCATTACAAAATTCACAAGGTGGAGACGTAGGTTGCCATGTACAACGAACCGGTAACAAAATAAGCCTTTGTGTCGTGTTCCAGGAAAGTGATCATCGTTGTCGCTAATGGTCTAAAGATTTAAATATATGGTCATGAACTGAACTGAGCTACAATGTTTCTAAACTCGAAGTAGAGACTGAATCGAAAAACTTTCCAATTCGAGGTTGATCAATTCAATTGGTTCAACTCCGGTTTaaagatttaataattttttatttattttagcattaaaattttgaataaaactaaaatatttattttataaaacaaaaatttaataaaaattgatagaactttttcatttttaccGGTTCAACCGATTATTAATCAATTCAATTGATTTTTAGGCAATTCAATTCAATTGAATCGGATCAACGGCATGGCTAGTTCAAGATTCAATCAGTCGAACCGACTGGTCCAATCCGATTTTTAAGACACTGCTAAGCTAGGATGTTCTGAAAGAGTTGTTTTGTGTTTTGAAAGATGAATTAAGAACTTGTAAAGTAAAATGGGCTGGGAGCTTGTGCGGTTTCCGTTTCATGTACGGTTGGTAGTGTGGGTACTCCACTCGCAAATAAAATACACCATCCATCACAAGTAGTTTATCACattttgaaatttcaacctCTTAAAAATAGTGACTTCATAGtgatattagtaaatttattttcaatgttgtactttaaaattcaaattttaaatttaaatttagtaTTAAATATAGATAAAAGTGGGAATATTTGACTTTTGATAGAatgacaaatattttgaaatattctaAAATGAAAAGTATGATATTTTTAATGACAAAACATGATACTTTTAATGATTTTTGTGACACTTTCAATGAAACTTAACGAGTACCTGCCTAAAATCCATGAAACTTTTGCAAAATAGCTATTGGTTGAGCCTTTTCGAAACAACTCTTGAACCTTTTGTGTTGAGTCAAAATTTAGTACTGGCCTCAATACAATGAACACTAGTCTAACACCCTTACTACACACGATAGTGTCATTATTGAAAGGAATTAAAAGGGTgcgtgaattaaaaaaaaaaaaaaaagtaagaaatctGCAGGAAAAAAGTAGTTCAGATAAACATAACCGCAACACTACAAAGACAGATCAAGTAGGTTTTAACCAATCATATAATGTCAACGACGTATAAGCTTCAAAATCCACATCTTAATTCTTACATCAAGCTATTTGGATTGCGAATTAGATCATAAAGAAATCAGGGTCAATACAGGTTATTCGAACAAATTTGTACTTGGTCCACATCATAGCTCTTACaagataataaatataattGGTGACAAGTTGTCCGAACCAATTTGAAGAATATTCCATATTGAGACTTCTTTAGAATTAAATGGAGGGAAAATCGTAAAAAACGTttcttatattttataaaatgattttttttattccttgcatttaaaaatgtaatttgatgtcccttacaaatttaTATTGGTCAAGTTTGGTTCTTACCTAAGTTTTCAATTAGTTTTTTGTCGGGATCTACTACGTAACTTGCACGTGATTATTTTTGAGggaaaaaattatcaaatcaaatttcacATAATCCAATCCATAATCATttacatttcataaaatgaattttttcatccttcattaataatttatacaaatagttttttttaaacccatatatatatctatttaattttacttaaacaatatgaatagcatgtaatatatctatatctatatttgatttcacctacaATTATAATTAGCTTGTTCAGGTAAAattaaatagagatatattacatactatttgtactattcaggtgaaatcaaataaatatatgcataagttttcaaaaataagaaaaactatTTGTACATGTGattaatgagggatgaaaaaaattattttgtaaaatgttaggGATTATAAATCAGATTATGTGAAATGCGATTTGACATTTTaccctaaaaaatgatcacatacAAGATACATGGTGAATTCCATCTAAAAATCAATTGAAAATCTAATTAGGAACTAAATTTGACTAATATGAATTTATAACGGACGtgaagttatatttttaaaaataaagaatgaaaacaATTATTTTATAAGATGTGAGTGACTTTTTAAACGGTTTCTTCGACGCAAGTATAGTCGCACCAAACGAATGACAGATATAGCAAATCACTTTCCCTGCCTGTTTATAAACCAAAACTCAAAGATACCATTGACCGATATAACAATGTAAAAAGGTTGGTAAATGGATAAGTTCTCTTTTTATAGATGAAGTAATAAGTTTTATCTCAAAAAACGAACAAGTCTACTAACGCATACAAACAACATTTTGTTGCTTAGATTTCAAAGTGTTTACACTTTCCATCCCTTGTACTCGTTCATAACATCCCTTTCCTAGGTAAAATGTCTTCTGCAACGTGATTTGATTAACTTTTTCTGTCTTTACCAACCAGCCATGTTGTTCGTTTTCCCCAGGTGTAATAAACTAAGAGATGGTAACGAGTAATGACAGGTATATCAATGAGTCAAACATTTAGCACCGGCCTTAATACAGTGAACGTGGAAATAAGTGCGCATCTTTCACATATCCAATGCCAACGGCTACGGGCctgcggttttttttttttttttttttgtggggtttttattttattgttaaagAAAAGCAATGACAGTTTCACTAGTGGAAGAAGTTTGATACTCTGTTAATGATAAAATAACGTGGAAGGGAACAAGCATCCTACAATAAGGCATACGATCATCTGTAGCTGAACTTCTGCTGCTACAAAACTGCAATCCAGATTTCCTGATCTAGCAAAAGATAATCCCTCTTGTAAGTATTTTTGTACTATACTAGCTTTCAAtttaatcttgtttttgttattattatctttcttttttttttcttaaaaaaaaaattatagggTCAAGCTACTCTGTTGATTTTGTGTGACTACTCGGACTTAGTAAGATAAATCCAGAAAAAGGGTTGTCATAATTCAAACTTAAATCATTGCAAATCAACTACAGTTAATACAATTAAATGTCATTCATGGATGAGGAGAGAGAGATGAGGATGGCacattttccttttaatttcCAGTAGTTACTTGTGTTCTTCAAGAACTACACAAAACAGATCTGTATTTTATGTTCATAGGCCGGAACAGGGCATAGCCAGACCTTGAATGAGGGTGAGTTGTTGCCTCCCATCTCGAACCCTTACCGGGTCAATAAGAATTTTGATATGCAACTCAGGAAATCTGAATTGTTCAAGAAAGTCTGCCACTTGAATTCACCCAATTTGCCAGGATTTTCTTAATTGCTTTCAAAACTCAAAATTGGTTAAGGTTTTGAGCCCCACATCTAAGGCGAAGAATTCTTTGGGCATAAAGGTCAAAATTGATGAAGGCAAGAATGGTTTTTGTAGATTTGCAACTTCTGTGGGCTGTATATTATATTTCTGTGTtacaataacaaataaaagagcTGCCATCTGAGATTGAACTCTATCAATTTTACATGCAAGTGGAAAGAAAAGGAGTGTTATACTCGAGCCTGATTCATCATATTTTGTTTTCTAAAGGGGAAATGAAAGACCTTAACTTGCTACGCTGTAGAATATTTCAGCATTGGAAAAAGGAAATATATGGTTTGAAGTCAGTCAATGAGAACTAACTAGCAGCCTCAGggaacttaattttttttttgtaactttctttagaaaggaagagagagacTTTCTCAGGATACCAGCTAAGTAGAATATACATGCAGTTATATGCTAGATGTGTCAGATTTGATGTAAGGAAAGTCTCATCTCATAAAGGAACTGTTAAGTTTCAGGAACCTAGTTGTCAATTAACTAGGTTAAGAATTTTAATTTCAGCTGTCCTTGACAGTACTTTTTAAGTGATTTGGGAAAAGAAATATATTAAGATTACTAAGAATAAATATTAAGCATCTTGATTAACTGGAAGAGAGATTTGGCTTTGGCAAGGAAAGGGTTGTAccattgaagaaaagaataagATTCAAAgtggactttttttttcttctcctttttggGGTGAAATAACGACAGTTCCCAAATTAGTATCCACATCAACATTGTGACCCTGACACATTCAGTAGCTTGCATATCCATAGGCACAAACATGTAATGTTGTTTTTAGctaaaaaaaaaggtattcTTGTTTTTAAAGGATGAGTTATGTTTCCTCTTTTCTGCTTTTCGTCTGCTAGTGATCTAATGTTACATTAGAAATCTGTCAGAAATTGAAATGCTACTGCCTCGATTTATTAGTCTTGATTggttttatttcttgttttaccATATACTTGCATTTCGAATTTGGCTGAAATTCAGTTCATGTTTCTGCAAAGAAGCAAAAGTATTTTCtggttgtttttctttctctgtttaaccatatttccttttcttgtatTCTTGCTGTTGCTAAAGATTCAAGAGGTAATCATATGTTTGATTCATATACCAAAAACTGAGGCTGAAATTCAATTCATGTTTCTGCAAAGAAGCAAAAGTATTTTCTGGTTGTCTTTCCTTCTCTTTTAACCATGTTACCTTGAATTTTTCCATTGTTGTAGATTCAGAGGTAATTATTGGTTTAAATGACAGAATTTGGTACCAAAAACTGGGCGCAGGTCTATATTCAACTATTACGTTTGCTTAAATACATTCTACCACTATAAAAAAACGAAAGAGACAGAGAGAAAGAAGTAGAAATGGCTTATGCAGATATAACTGCTCTTCTTGAAAACCTTGAGTTTCTACTGCAATCCGATCCACATCCCATCCTTCATTACAAGGAACAAGTTGAGTTTCTCCACGACAAAGTCAATCTTCTGCGAGGCTTTCTGGAGGAATCTGAGAAGAGATATGATCGTGGAAGCATGAAACATTTGGAACTGGAGATCAGAGATGTGTTCTATAAAGCAAGAAAAGTCATTGATTCAAAACTGTTAAATGTTTATGCAGCCAAAAGTGCAAAAAGTTGGAAAAAGGCTCGGAGGATCCTTCGCCGGAGTTTGCGAAAATTAACAGAGAAAGTTGATTTTATACTGAAAAAACTCAataaaattagtcaaaaaagaaagaatgctGCCAGCGCAGATTTACAAGCTGGAGAACCTGTGCTTGGCGGTTTATCTCGCCGTGTATACATGGAAAACCATGTTGTGGGTCTTAATAATGACTTGCAAATAGTTAAAGATCGACTCACTCAGTCACCTTTGAGACTGGAAACGATCCCCATAGTAGGGATGGGAGGCGTAGGAAAGACAACTCTAGCTAGAAGACTTTATGAGGATCCTTCTATTGTACTTCACTTTCATGTTCGTTTGTGGGTAACTGTTTctcaagactttcaaatcagaATACTTTTGCAAGATCTTTGCCAGCTTGGTAATGATAATGAGATGAATAATGCAGACTTAGCTGAGCATCTATACAAAAGTTTAAAGGGCAGGAGGTATCTAATTGTTTTGGATGATATTTGGTGTACTGAGGCATGGGATGCTGTAAAAAGCATTTTTCCAGATGATAACAATGGAAGTAGAATCATATTAACTAGCCGGCTCAAGGAGGTGGCTGTTCATGCTAACCATGAAAAACCTCATCACATCAAGCTTTTAGACCCAGTTGACAGTTGGAAATTACTGCATCAGAAGTTGTTTGTTGATGAAAGATGCCCCCAAGAGCTGGAGGAAGTTGGAAAAGAAATTGCAGCAAAATGTCAAGGACTACCTCTGGCAATTGTTGTGGTTGCAGGGTATCTCCTAAAAATTGACAGGACACGAGATTGCTGGGATAATTTTGCGGATAGTGTGGCTTCGTATGTAACTGGAGACCCACAACAGTGTTTAGACATAATTGCATTGAGTTACAACCAATTACCTCCTCCTTTGAAAGCATGCTTCCTTTATTTTGGAGCCTTCCCTGAAGATCGTGAAATCCCAGTGTCAAGACTGATTTACTTATGGGTTGCTGAGGGGTTTCTAAAGCAAGTGACAGGGAAAAGCTTGGAAGAGATAGCTGAAGAATGTTTGATGGATCTCATCGATAGAAACTTAATTCTGGTCAGGAGAGTGTCCTATGGCAGAATAAAAACATGTATCATCCATGATATATTGCGGGACTTGTGCTTGAGGGAAGCTgagaaagaaaatttcatgcaCGTGGTTAATCACAACAGCCATGTTTTTCATGAAGGCAAAACCAATGCGCAACGTCTCAGTTTCCATATGGATTGTAGCTTCCCCATTCTTTCTACCACTCACATAGATTCTGTTCTGTGCTTTAGTCGTTTTTCAATGTACTCCTGTTTCAGGCACTCTGCATTCAAGCTGCTCAAAGTGTTGGACATCATCCGCTCTGCATTAAATTGTTTCCCTGTTGAGATTCTACAACTTGGTAACTTGAGATTCCTTGCGTTATCAGTCACTGAGCTTCCATC
Protein-coding regions in this window:
- the LOC113713752 gene encoding multiple C2 domain and transmembrane region protein 6-like isoform X2; this translates as MLQYYLRNMQVPVQRPDYLLVETVPPVAEGGTYDVVETMQFLYVNVVKAKDLPGTEISGSLDPYVEVEVGSDKGIVTKNVKKNQNPVWESVIAFSKERLQSNLIEVTVRDKYTDLEGNFVGRVSFDVTKVPLRCQPESPIAPQWYKLEDEDSQRIKTGEIMLAVWMGTQADEAFTEAWHSDAQSFSRWSQVDTRQPAAYVKVDVESESGKTEPSKERTNSPVWNSEMMFVVSDLSDGCIFIAVEDKVGPGKEEVIGRLVIPVREVPRRGENNKLPDARWFNLQNRSVTEGEGKTKKEKVKFCSRICLSICIDAGYHVADEPVEFSSDFQPSAEHLRRSSIGFLELGILSAQNLLPVKMNNDGISTRTDAYCVAKYGNKWVKTRTILDTPTPHWNEKYTWEVYDPCTVITIGVFDNCQISGCKENVKDQGIGRVRIRLSTLVMGKIYAYRYPLLVVGPRGFRKQGELHLAIRFTCTAWRNMVTQYCRPLLPKMHFLEPITARQLDRMQYQAVKIVAEVLDGEEPPLCKEIVQYMLEYWSDRYMSDNWILPMSLRKIKANFHRISSLLSGISAISQCFHDICHWKNPLTTILVHVLFFMQVRYPLSIMPNIFLCFAVIGLRNYRFRPRHPLHLDAQLSLAEAVDEDELDEEVDTFPTSQRGDGARMRYDRLRSVAGLIFQTTVEDVAMQGEKALSIVSWRDPRATVIFIIFAFFCSLVFYVAPMLVVQLTGLYLLRHPLFRSKVPSPAVNFFSRLPTKSEMLL
- the LOC113713752 gene encoding multiple C2 domain and transmembrane region protein 6-like isoform X1, with product MLQYYLRNMQVPVQRPDYLLVETVPPVAEGGTYDVVETMQFLYVNVVKAKDLPGTEISGSLDPYVEVEVGSDKGIVTKNVKKNQNPVWESVIAFSKERLQSNLIEVTVRDKYTDLEGNFVGRVSFDVTKVPLRCQPESPIAPQWYKLEDEDSQRIKTGEIMLAVWMGTQADEAFTEAWHSDAQSFSRWSQVDTRSKVYFSPNLYYLRIHVIEAKDLISSEIGRQPAAYVKVDVESESGKTEPSKERTNSPVWNSEMMFVVSDLSDGCIFIAVEDKVGPGKEEVIGRLVIPVREVPRRGENNKLPDARWFNLQNRSVTEGEGKTKKEKVKFCSRICLSICIDAGYHVADEPVEFSSDFQPSAEHLRRSSIGFLELGILSAQNLLPVKMNNDGISTRTDAYCVAKYGNKWVKTRTILDTPTPHWNEKYTWEVYDPCTVITIGVFDNCQISGCKENVKDQGIGRVRIRLSTLVMGKIYAYRYPLLVVGPRGFRKQGELHLAIRFTCTAWRNMVTQYCRPLLPKMHFLEPITARQLDRMQYQAVKIVAEVLDGEEPPLCKEIVQYMLEYWSDRYMSDNWILPMSLRKIKANFHRISSLLSGISAISQCFHDICHWKNPLTTILVHVLFFMQVRYPLSIMPNIFLCFAVIGLRNYRFRPRHPLHLDAQLSLAEAVDEDELDEEVDTFPTSQRGDGARMRYDRLRSVAGLIFQTTVEDVAMQGEKALSIVSWRDPRATVIFIIFAFFCSLVFYVAPMLVVQLTGLYLLRHPLFRSKVPSPAVNFFSRLPTKSEMLL